Proteins from one Paenibacillus amylolyticus genomic window:
- the dcm gene encoding DNA (cytosine-5-)-methyltransferase: MNSIMQNQYTVGSLFAGIGGFCRSFKNEGFNVVWANELDSYASQTYRHNYPETRLIEKSVEELSVQADELEPVDVLTAGFPCQSFSLAGNKLGFKDPRGQLFFEIIRLVKEFGERKPKIIVLENVKNLIYHDDKNTINTIEEELKRAGYWFRVPLDQKGNLITQRSNAVVLNTKEHTDIPQNRERLYMVAFSQDHFKMNTFKFPGPLEEMNDVRSYLDIQQKADEEYYFDENSKYGRMFAEKIAEGNEDSVYLLRRAYVRENKSAATFTLTANMGEGGHNVPVIKDDWGIRKLSPIECARLQGFQDSFFLFRKVCLKVSNTSRLATQSQ; encoded by the coding sequence TTGAATTCGATTATGCAAAATCAATATACGGTAGGTAGTCTCTTTGCAGGGATTGGTGGATTCTGCCGATCGTTCAAGAATGAAGGCTTTAATGTTGTGTGGGCAAATGAGTTGGACAGCTATGCATCTCAGACATATCGGCATAATTACCCGGAAACTAGACTGATTGAGAAATCCGTAGAAGAACTTTCGGTACAAGCTGATGAGCTGGAGCCGGTAGATGTTCTAACTGCGGGCTTTCCGTGTCAGTCTTTTTCCCTTGCTGGTAATAAACTTGGTTTTAAGGATCCACGAGGACAGTTGTTCTTTGAAATTATTCGTTTAGTAAAAGAGTTTGGTGAACGGAAACCTAAAATTATTGTATTAGAAAATGTGAAAAATTTAATTTACCATGATGATAAAAATACTATTAATACAATTGAAGAAGAACTCAAAAGAGCTGGGTATTGGTTCAGAGTTCCTCTAGATCAAAAAGGTAACTTGATAACCCAACGTAGTAACGCAGTAGTCCTAAATACTAAGGAACATACAGATATCCCACAAAATAGGGAACGTCTATATATGGTAGCTTTTTCGCAGGACCATTTTAAAATGAATACATTTAAGTTCCCTGGTCCTTTAGAAGAAATGAACGATGTAAGATCATATCTAGATATTCAGCAAAAAGCAGACGAAGAATATTATTTTGACGAGAATAGTAAGTATGGTAGGATGTTTGCCGAGAAAATAGCTGAAGGAAATGAGGATTCAGTTTATCTTCTGAGGCGTGCATATGTACGTGAAAATAAGAGTGCTGCTACTTTTACTCTGACTGCAAATATGGGGGAAGGTGGGCACAACGTGCCGGTTATCAAGGATGATTGGGGAATAAGGAAGCTATCACCTATTGAATGTGCTCGGCTGCAAGGATTTCAAGATTCCTTTTTTCTTTTCCGAAAGGTATGCCTAAAGGTAAGCAATACAAGCAGGTTGGCAACGCAGTCACAGTAG
- a CDS encoding tRNA-dihydrouridine synthase, protein MTQENFWRELPRPFFILAPMEDVTDVVFRHVVSEAGRPDVFFTEFANTESYRHPEGHKSVRGRLTFTADEQPMVAHIWGDKPEFFREMSIGMAKEGFKGIDINMGCPVANVAENGKGSGLICRPALAAEIIQAAKAGGLPVSVKTRLGFTEVDEWRDWLTHILQQDIVNLSIHLRTREEMSKVDAHWELIPEIKKLRDEIAPNTLLTINGDIPDRETGLRLAEQYGVDGIMIGRGIFQNPFAFEKEPKEHTSEELLDLLRLHLDLHDQYSGQVSRSFSALARFFKVYVRGFRGASELRNSLMNAKSTNEVRTLLLEFGNKAQDEAEERGV, encoded by the coding sequence ATGACACAAGAAAACTTTTGGCGTGAATTGCCACGACCATTTTTTATACTGGCACCGATGGAAGATGTCACGGACGTTGTGTTTCGGCATGTCGTAAGTGAAGCGGGCAGACCGGATGTGTTTTTTACCGAGTTTGCAAACACAGAGAGTTATCGTCACCCGGAGGGGCACAAGAGTGTGCGCGGGCGTTTGACATTTACAGCGGATGAACAGCCGATGGTGGCTCATATCTGGGGAGATAAACCGGAATTCTTTCGTGAGATGAGTATCGGTATGGCAAAGGAAGGTTTTAAAGGCATCGATATTAACATGGGCTGTCCTGTAGCGAATGTGGCTGAGAATGGAAAAGGAAGCGGCTTGATCTGCCGGCCAGCCCTTGCGGCGGAGATTATTCAGGCGGCGAAAGCCGGGGGACTGCCGGTTAGTGTAAAAACGCGTCTCGGATTTACGGAGGTCGACGAATGGCGCGACTGGTTAACTCATATTTTGCAACAGGACATTGTGAATCTGTCCATTCACTTGCGGACAAGAGAAGAAATGAGCAAGGTAGACGCTCACTGGGAACTGATTCCGGAGATTAAGAAACTGCGGGATGAGATCGCGCCGAATACACTGCTGACCATTAACGGGGATATTCCTGACCGTGAGACAGGCCTGAGACTCGCGGAGCAATATGGTGTGGATGGCATTATGATTGGACGCGGTATTTTCCAGAATCCGTTTGCTTTTGAGAAGGAGCCGAAGGAACACACCAGTGAGGAATTGCTTGATCTGTTAAGACTGCATCTGGATCTTCATGATCAATATTCAGGACAGGTGTCCCGTTCGTTCAGTGCACTTGCCCGCTTCTTCAAAGTCTATGTCCGCGGATTTCGAGGGGCAAGTGAACTCAGAAACAGCTTAATGAACGCCAAGTCGACCAATGAAGTTCGCACGCTGCTCCTTGAATTTGGAAATAAGGCTCAAGATGAGGCGGAGGAACGTGGGGTTTAA